A genomic region of Micromonospora sp. NBRC 110009 contains the following coding sequences:
- a CDS encoding MarC family protein gives MDLKLFGEVFVTLLVIVDPPGMMPIFLALTGPLPARDRNRAAWQAVALALGVIVVFAVAGQTILAYLHVDLPALQAAGGLLLILVALELLTGKSDDPNQQATSNIALVPLGTPLLAGPGAIVATMLFVQRAGAFTDYLAIAAAIVAVMATVWVVLRFSGGIVKILRPGGIEVLTRIAGLLLAAIAVQLIADAVAAFVTQYITMR, from the coding sequence GTGGATCTCAAGCTCTTCGGCGAGGTCTTCGTGACCCTGCTGGTGATCGTCGACCCGCCCGGCATGATGCCCATCTTCCTCGCGCTCACCGGGCCGCTGCCCGCGCGCGACCGGAACCGGGCCGCCTGGCAGGCCGTCGCGCTGGCCCTCGGGGTCATCGTCGTGTTCGCCGTGGCCGGCCAGACCATCCTGGCCTACCTGCACGTCGACCTGCCGGCGTTGCAGGCCGCCGGAGGACTGCTGCTGATCCTCGTCGCCCTGGAACTGCTGACCGGCAAGTCCGACGACCCGAACCAGCAGGCCACCTCCAACATCGCCCTGGTGCCGCTGGGCACCCCGCTGCTCGCCGGCCCGGGCGCCATCGTCGCCACCATGCTCTTCGTGCAGCGCGCCGGTGCGTTCACCGACTACCTCGCCATCGCCGCCGCCATCGTCGCGGTGATGGCCACGGTCTGGGTGGTGCTGCGCTTCTCCGGCGGGATCGTCAAGATCCTCCGGCCGGGCGGCATCGAGGTGCTGACCCGGATCGCCGGTCTGCTGCTGGCCGCCATCGCCGTGCAGCTCATCGCCGACGCGGTGGCCGCGTTCGTGACGCAGTACATCACCATGCGCTGA
- a CDS encoding PHP domain-containing protein yields the protein MSAPARIDLHAHSTASDGTLSPAELVRAAADAGLDVVAITDHDTTAGWDAAVRALPPGLTLVRGAEISCRWYGEEPSIPLHLLAYLFDPTEPELVAELARVRLAREVRGERIVELLRADGVEVSWPEILSGAGGGTVGRPHIAQALIRAGLVATTTEAFGPEWLGERYRLPKEDIDVFRAVALVRGAGGVPVFAHPKASRRGRIVPDELIVELAAAGLAGLEADHEDHSPAEQAHVHRLAAELGLVVTGSSDFHGTHKTVQLGAHTTEPAAYERIVAAATGVTPVASG from the coding sequence GTGAGCGCCCCCGCCCGGATCGACCTGCACGCGCACTCCACCGCCAGCGACGGCACGCTCAGCCCCGCCGAGCTGGTCCGGGCCGCCGCCGACGCTGGTCTCGACGTCGTCGCGATCACCGACCACGACACCACCGCCGGCTGGGACGCCGCCGTGCGCGCGCTGCCGCCCGGGCTCACCCTGGTCCGCGGTGCGGAGATCTCCTGCCGCTGGTACGGCGAGGAGCCGTCGATCCCGCTGCACCTGCTCGCGTACCTCTTCGACCCGACGGAGCCGGAGCTGGTCGCCGAACTGGCCCGGGTCCGGCTGGCCCGGGAGGTACGCGGCGAGCGGATCGTCGAGCTGCTCCGCGCCGACGGCGTCGAGGTGAGCTGGCCGGAGATCCTCTCCGGCGCGGGCGGCGGGACGGTCGGCCGGCCGCACATCGCCCAGGCGCTGATCCGGGCCGGGCTGGTGGCCACCACCACCGAGGCCTTCGGGCCGGAGTGGCTGGGGGAGCGGTACCGGCTGCCCAAGGAGGACATCGACGTGTTCCGGGCGGTGGCGCTGGTGCGAGGGGCCGGCGGGGTGCCCGTCTTCGCCCATCCGAAGGCGAGCCGGCGCGGGCGGATCGTGCCGGACGAGCTGATCGTGGAGCTGGCGGCGGCCGGGTTGGCGGGTCTGGAGGCCGACCACGAGGATCACAGCCCCGCCGAGCAGGCCCACGTCCACCGGCTCGCCGCCGAGCTGGGGCTGGTGGTCACCGGCTCGTCGGACTTCCACGGGACGCACAAGACCGTCCAGCTCGGTGCGCACACCACCGAACCCGCGGCGTACGAGCGGATCGTCGCGGCTGCCACCGGGGTGACCCCGGTCGCTTCAGGCTGA
- a CDS encoding TolB-like translocation protein, whose product MSRTPNPCDNQTGGPERPFRVTEDELERALRDTFAGRAATPRPLAADPAAVAIRRARRTGHRRTLTGLALAGVATALVTTGMAQLGGPTGQQGTPTVVLGDPRGFSPSPLPTASAAPSPTGGPLRAELDLIVGSRLETSGGEQRELTSVGPVDRAQRVPDHGGWLVISAAAPAGRTLWWVPPNGSAPQVLLAGADAVAVAPDGRQVAWRDGPNLLAAGVVGGQLIATARTTAPAGAVPVGFAGDAVLARQPANGGFTVWRRAAGGQPGAVVHGVLSVYGALPDGRVVGLVSAGTPRRPCLALLDAARDLAPARTACGPELATDGLGGISRDRRWLLINGARKGALLVDLRTLETTVAAHPAGPALVAAVAWTPAGVALHVDATGRLVRVRPDRVVAGETPTASSVDGATPDERPVVVADTLS is encoded by the coding sequence ATGAGCCGTACGCCGAACCCCTGCGACAACCAGACCGGCGGCCCGGAGCGTCCATTCCGCGTGACCGAGGACGAGCTGGAGCGGGCGCTGCGCGACACCTTCGCGGGTCGCGCCGCCACGCCGCGGCCGCTCGCCGCCGACCCGGCCGCCGTCGCCATCCGACGGGCCCGGCGGACGGGCCACCGCCGCACGCTGACCGGCCTCGCCCTGGCCGGGGTGGCCACCGCGCTGGTCACCACCGGCATGGCCCAGCTCGGCGGCCCCACCGGACAGCAGGGCACGCCCACGGTCGTGCTCGGCGACCCGCGCGGGTTCTCGCCCTCGCCGCTGCCCACCGCCAGCGCCGCGCCGTCCCCGACGGGCGGTCCGCTCCGCGCCGAGCTGGACCTGATCGTCGGATCCCGGCTCGAGACCAGCGGCGGTGAGCAGCGGGAGCTGACCAGCGTGGGCCCCGTCGACCGGGCGCAGCGGGTCCCCGACCACGGGGGCTGGCTGGTGATCTCGGCGGCCGCCCCGGCCGGCCGTACCCTCTGGTGGGTCCCGCCGAACGGCAGCGCGCCGCAGGTGCTGCTCGCCGGGGCCGACGCGGTCGCGGTCGCCCCGGACGGCCGGCAGGTCGCCTGGCGCGACGGCCCCAACCTGCTCGCCGCCGGCGTGGTCGGCGGCCAGCTCATCGCGACCGCCCGGACCACCGCGCCGGCGGGGGCCGTGCCGGTCGGTTTCGCCGGCGACGCCGTGCTGGCCCGCCAGCCCGCCAACGGCGGGTTCACCGTCTGGCGGCGGGCCGCCGGTGGGCAGCCGGGCGCCGTCGTCCACGGCGTGCTGAGCGTCTACGGCGCGCTCCCGGACGGCCGGGTGGTCGGCCTGGTCTCCGCCGGCACGCCCCGGCGGCCCTGCCTGGCCCTGCTCGACGCGGCCCGCGACCTCGCCCCGGCCCGCACCGCCTGCGGCCCGGAGCTGGCCACCGACGGCCTGGGCGGGATCTCCCGGGACCGGCGCTGGCTGCTGATCAACGGGGCCCGGAAGGGGGCCCTCCTGGTCGACCTCCGCACGCTCGAGACCACCGTGGCAGCCCACCCGGCCGGGCCGGCGCTGGTCGCCGCCGTCGCGTGGACCCCCGCCGGGGTGGCCCTGCACGTCGACGCCACCGGCCGGCTGGTCCGGGTGCGTCCGGACCGGGTGGTCGCCGGTGAGACACCCACCGCCTCGTCCGTCGACGGAGCCACGCCGGACGAGCGACCGGTGGTCGTCGCGGACACCCTGTCCTGA